The following coding sequences are from one Saccopteryx bilineata isolate mSacBil1 chromosome 3, mSacBil1_pri_phased_curated, whole genome shotgun sequence window:
- the YTHDF3 gene encoding YTH domain-containing family protein 3 isoform X1 produces the protein MFYLDLTLLHRAEETGEESFSVQNGSIHQKDAVNDDDFEPYLSSQTNQGLRRLVIWHSTESNSYPPMSDPYMPSYYAPSIGFPYSLGEAAWSTAGDQPMPYLTTYGQMSNGEHHYIPDGVFSQPGALGNTPPFLGQHGFNFFPGNADFSTWGTSGSQGQSTQSSAYSSSYGYPPSSLGRAITDGQAGFGNDTLSKVPGISSIEQGMTGLKIGGDLTAAVTKTVGTALSSSGMTSIATNSVPPVSSAAPKPTSWAAIARKPAKPQPKLKPKGNVGIGGSAVPPPPIKHNMNIGTWDEKGSVVKAPPTQPVLPPQTIIQQPQPLIQPPPLVQSQLPQQQPQPPQPQQQQGPQPQPQPHQVQPQQPQLQNRWVAPRNRGAGFNQNNGAGGENFGLGVVPVSASPSSVEVHPVLEKLKAINNYNPKDFDWNLKNGRVFIIKSYSEDDIHRSIKYSIWCSTEHGNKRLDAAYRSLNGKGPLYLLFSVNGSGHFCGVAEMKSVVDYNAYAGVWSQDKWKGKFEVKWIFVKDVPNNQLRHIRLENNDNKPVTNSRDTQEVPLEKAKQVLKIIATFKHTTSIFDDFAHYEKRQEEEEAMRRERNRNKQ, from the exons ATGTTCTATCTTGATTTGACTCTGCTTCATAGAGCAGAGGAAACAGGCGAAGAATCAT TTTCAGTACAGAACGGTTCCATTCATCAAAAAGATGCTGTAAATGATGATGATTTTGAGCCATACCTAAGTAGCCAGACAAATCAG GGTCTTAGAAGATTGGTTATTTGGCATTCCACAGAG AGTAACAGCTATCCACCAATGTCAGATCCATACATGCCTAGTTACTATGCTCCATCCATTGGATTTCCATATTCTCTTGGGGAAGCAGCGTGGTCCACGGCTGGAGACCAACCTATGCCATATCTGACAACCTATGGACAAATGAGTAATGGAGAACATCATTATATACCAGATGGTGTATTTAGTCAACCTGGGGCATTAGGAAATACCCCTCCATTTCTTGGTCAGCATGGATTTAACTTTTTTCCTGGTAATGCTGATTTCTCTACGTGGGGGACAAGTGGATCTCAGGGACAATCAACACAAAGTTCTGCTTACAGTAGCAGTTATGGCTATCCACCTAGTTCTCTTGGGAGAGCTATTACTGATGGACAGGCTGGATTTGGTAATGATACTTTGAGTAAGGTGCCTGGCATTAGCAGTATTGAGCAAGGCATGACTGGACTGAAAATTGGTGGTGACCTAACAGCTGCAGTGACAAAAACTGTAGGAACAGCCTTGAGCAGCAGTGGTATGACTAGCATTGCCACTAATAGTGTGCCCCCAGTTAGCAGTGCAGCACCTAAACCAACCTCGTGGGCTGCCATTGCCAGAAAGCCTGCCAAACCTCAACCGAAACTTAAACCCAAGGGCAATGTGGGAATTGGGGgttctgctgtgccaccacctcctATAAAACACAACATGAATATTGGAACTTGGGATGAAAAGGGGTCTGTGGTAAAGGCTCCACCAACCCAACCAGTTCTGCCTCCTCAAACTATAATCCAGCAGCCTCAGCCATTAATTCAACCACCACCATTGGTGCAAAGCCAACTGCCTCAACAGCAGCCTCAGCCACCACAACCACAGCAGCAACAAGGACCTCAGCCACAGCCCCAGCCTCACCAAGTGCAGCCTCAACAGCCGCAGCTGCAGAACCGCTGGGTAGCTCCTCGGAATAGGGGAGCTGGCTTCAACCAGAACAATGGAGCAGGTGGTGAAAACTTTGGTTTAGGTGTTGTTCCTGTCAGCGCTTCACCATCTAGTGTAGAAGTGCATCCAGTGCTAGAAAAGCTAAAGGCCATAAACAACTATAATCCCAAAGACTTTGACTGGAACCTGAAGAATGGACGTGTGTTTATAATTAAAAGCTATTCTGAGGATGACATTCACCGTTCCATTAAGTACTCTATTTGGTGTAGTACGGAGCATGGTAATAAGCGTTTGGATGCAGCTTACCGTTCCCTGAATGGGAAAGGCCCACTCTATTTACTCTTCAGTGTGAATGGCAGTGGACACTTTTGCGGAGTGGCTGAAATGAAGTCTGTTGTGGACTATAATGCATATGCTGGTGTCTGGTCTCAGGATAAGTGGAAGGGCAAATTTGAAGTCAAGTGGATCTTTGTCAAAGATGTTCCTAATAACCAATTACGGCATATTCGCTTAGAAAATAATGACAACAAACCAGTTACCAATTCAAGGGACACTCAAGAGGTACCCCTAGAAAAAGCTAAGCAAGTCCTTAAAATAATTGCTACTTTCAAGCATACCACCTCAATCTTTGATGACTTTGCACATTATGAAAAGCgtcaagaggaggaggaagccatGCGTAGG
- the YTHDF3 gene encoding YTH domain-containing family protein 3 isoform X3, which produces MFYLDLTLLHRAEETGEESFSVQNGSIHQKDAVNDDDFEPYLSSQTNQSNSYPPMSDPYMPSYYAPSIGFPYSLGEAAWSTAGDQPMPYLTTYGQMSNGEHHYIPDGVFSQPGALGNTPPFLGQHGFNFFPGNADFSTWGTSGSQGQSTQSSAYSSSYGYPPSSLGRAITDGQAGFGNDTLSKVPGISSIEQGMTGLKIGGDLTAAVTKTVGTALSSSGMTSIATNSVPPVSSAAPKPTSWAAIARKPAKPQPKLKPKGNVGIGGSAVPPPPIKHNMNIGTWDEKGSVVKAPPTQPVLPPQTIIQQPQPLIQPPPLVQSQLPQQQPQPPQPQQQQGPQPQPQPHQVQPQQPQLQNRWVAPRNRGAGFNQNNGAGGENFGLGVVPVSASPSSVEVHPVLEKLKAINNYNPKDFDWNLKNGRVFIIKSYSEDDIHRSIKYSIWCSTEHGNKRLDAAYRSLNGKGPLYLLFSVNGSGHFCGVAEMKSVVDYNAYAGVWSQDKWKGKFEVKWIFVKDVPNNQLRHIRLENNDNKPVTNSRDTQEVPLEKAKQVLKIIATFKHTTSIFDDFAHYEKRQEEEEAMRRERNRNKQ; this is translated from the exons ATGTTCTATCTTGATTTGACTCTGCTTCATAGAGCAGAGGAAACAGGCGAAGAATCAT TTTCAGTACAGAACGGTTCCATTCATCAAAAAGATGCTGTAAATGATGATGATTTTGAGCCATACCTAAGTAGCCAGACAAATCAG AGTAACAGCTATCCACCAATGTCAGATCCATACATGCCTAGTTACTATGCTCCATCCATTGGATTTCCATATTCTCTTGGGGAAGCAGCGTGGTCCACGGCTGGAGACCAACCTATGCCATATCTGACAACCTATGGACAAATGAGTAATGGAGAACATCATTATATACCAGATGGTGTATTTAGTCAACCTGGGGCATTAGGAAATACCCCTCCATTTCTTGGTCAGCATGGATTTAACTTTTTTCCTGGTAATGCTGATTTCTCTACGTGGGGGACAAGTGGATCTCAGGGACAATCAACACAAAGTTCTGCTTACAGTAGCAGTTATGGCTATCCACCTAGTTCTCTTGGGAGAGCTATTACTGATGGACAGGCTGGATTTGGTAATGATACTTTGAGTAAGGTGCCTGGCATTAGCAGTATTGAGCAAGGCATGACTGGACTGAAAATTGGTGGTGACCTAACAGCTGCAGTGACAAAAACTGTAGGAACAGCCTTGAGCAGCAGTGGTATGACTAGCATTGCCACTAATAGTGTGCCCCCAGTTAGCAGTGCAGCACCTAAACCAACCTCGTGGGCTGCCATTGCCAGAAAGCCTGCCAAACCTCAACCGAAACTTAAACCCAAGGGCAATGTGGGAATTGGGGgttctgctgtgccaccacctcctATAAAACACAACATGAATATTGGAACTTGGGATGAAAAGGGGTCTGTGGTAAAGGCTCCACCAACCCAACCAGTTCTGCCTCCTCAAACTATAATCCAGCAGCCTCAGCCATTAATTCAACCACCACCATTGGTGCAAAGCCAACTGCCTCAACAGCAGCCTCAGCCACCACAACCACAGCAGCAACAAGGACCTCAGCCACAGCCCCAGCCTCACCAAGTGCAGCCTCAACAGCCGCAGCTGCAGAACCGCTGGGTAGCTCCTCGGAATAGGGGAGCTGGCTTCAACCAGAACAATGGAGCAGGTGGTGAAAACTTTGGTTTAGGTGTTGTTCCTGTCAGCGCTTCACCATCTAGTGTAGAAGTGCATCCAGTGCTAGAAAAGCTAAAGGCCATAAACAACTATAATCCCAAAGACTTTGACTGGAACCTGAAGAATGGACGTGTGTTTATAATTAAAAGCTATTCTGAGGATGACATTCACCGTTCCATTAAGTACTCTATTTGGTGTAGTACGGAGCATGGTAATAAGCGTTTGGATGCAGCTTACCGTTCCCTGAATGGGAAAGGCCCACTCTATTTACTCTTCAGTGTGAATGGCAGTGGACACTTTTGCGGAGTGGCTGAAATGAAGTCTGTTGTGGACTATAATGCATATGCTGGTGTCTGGTCTCAGGATAAGTGGAAGGGCAAATTTGAAGTCAAGTGGATCTTTGTCAAAGATGTTCCTAATAACCAATTACGGCATATTCGCTTAGAAAATAATGACAACAAACCAGTTACCAATTCAAGGGACACTCAAGAGGTACCCCTAGAAAAAGCTAAGCAAGTCCTTAAAATAATTGCTACTTTCAAGCATACCACCTCAATCTTTGATGACTTTGCACATTATGAAAAGCgtcaagaggaggaggaagccatGCGTAGG
- the YTHDF3 gene encoding YTH domain-containing family protein 3 isoform X2 produces MSATSVDQRPKGQGNKVSVQNGSIHQKDAVNDDDFEPYLSSQTNQGLRRLVIWHSTESNSYPPMSDPYMPSYYAPSIGFPYSLGEAAWSTAGDQPMPYLTTYGQMSNGEHHYIPDGVFSQPGALGNTPPFLGQHGFNFFPGNADFSTWGTSGSQGQSTQSSAYSSSYGYPPSSLGRAITDGQAGFGNDTLSKVPGISSIEQGMTGLKIGGDLTAAVTKTVGTALSSSGMTSIATNSVPPVSSAAPKPTSWAAIARKPAKPQPKLKPKGNVGIGGSAVPPPPIKHNMNIGTWDEKGSVVKAPPTQPVLPPQTIIQQPQPLIQPPPLVQSQLPQQQPQPPQPQQQQGPQPQPQPHQVQPQQPQLQNRWVAPRNRGAGFNQNNGAGGENFGLGVVPVSASPSSVEVHPVLEKLKAINNYNPKDFDWNLKNGRVFIIKSYSEDDIHRSIKYSIWCSTEHGNKRLDAAYRSLNGKGPLYLLFSVNGSGHFCGVAEMKSVVDYNAYAGVWSQDKWKGKFEVKWIFVKDVPNNQLRHIRLENNDNKPVTNSRDTQEVPLEKAKQVLKIIATFKHTTSIFDDFAHYEKRQEEEEAMRRERNRNKQ; encoded by the exons TTTCAGTACAGAACGGTTCCATTCATCAAAAAGATGCTGTAAATGATGATGATTTTGAGCCATACCTAAGTAGCCAGACAAATCAG GGTCTTAGAAGATTGGTTATTTGGCATTCCACAGAG AGTAACAGCTATCCACCAATGTCAGATCCATACATGCCTAGTTACTATGCTCCATCCATTGGATTTCCATATTCTCTTGGGGAAGCAGCGTGGTCCACGGCTGGAGACCAACCTATGCCATATCTGACAACCTATGGACAAATGAGTAATGGAGAACATCATTATATACCAGATGGTGTATTTAGTCAACCTGGGGCATTAGGAAATACCCCTCCATTTCTTGGTCAGCATGGATTTAACTTTTTTCCTGGTAATGCTGATTTCTCTACGTGGGGGACAAGTGGATCTCAGGGACAATCAACACAAAGTTCTGCTTACAGTAGCAGTTATGGCTATCCACCTAGTTCTCTTGGGAGAGCTATTACTGATGGACAGGCTGGATTTGGTAATGATACTTTGAGTAAGGTGCCTGGCATTAGCAGTATTGAGCAAGGCATGACTGGACTGAAAATTGGTGGTGACCTAACAGCTGCAGTGACAAAAACTGTAGGAACAGCCTTGAGCAGCAGTGGTATGACTAGCATTGCCACTAATAGTGTGCCCCCAGTTAGCAGTGCAGCACCTAAACCAACCTCGTGGGCTGCCATTGCCAGAAAGCCTGCCAAACCTCAACCGAAACTTAAACCCAAGGGCAATGTGGGAATTGGGGgttctgctgtgccaccacctcctATAAAACACAACATGAATATTGGAACTTGGGATGAAAAGGGGTCTGTGGTAAAGGCTCCACCAACCCAACCAGTTCTGCCTCCTCAAACTATAATCCAGCAGCCTCAGCCATTAATTCAACCACCACCATTGGTGCAAAGCCAACTGCCTCAACAGCAGCCTCAGCCACCACAACCACAGCAGCAACAAGGACCTCAGCCACAGCCCCAGCCTCACCAAGTGCAGCCTCAACAGCCGCAGCTGCAGAACCGCTGGGTAGCTCCTCGGAATAGGGGAGCTGGCTTCAACCAGAACAATGGAGCAGGTGGTGAAAACTTTGGTTTAGGTGTTGTTCCTGTCAGCGCTTCACCATCTAGTGTAGAAGTGCATCCAGTGCTAGAAAAGCTAAAGGCCATAAACAACTATAATCCCAAAGACTTTGACTGGAACCTGAAGAATGGACGTGTGTTTATAATTAAAAGCTATTCTGAGGATGACATTCACCGTTCCATTAAGTACTCTATTTGGTGTAGTACGGAGCATGGTAATAAGCGTTTGGATGCAGCTTACCGTTCCCTGAATGGGAAAGGCCCACTCTATTTACTCTTCAGTGTGAATGGCAGTGGACACTTTTGCGGAGTGGCTGAAATGAAGTCTGTTGTGGACTATAATGCATATGCTGGTGTCTGGTCTCAGGATAAGTGGAAGGGCAAATTTGAAGTCAAGTGGATCTTTGTCAAAGATGTTCCTAATAACCAATTACGGCATATTCGCTTAGAAAATAATGACAACAAACCAGTTACCAATTCAAGGGACACTCAAGAGGTACCCCTAGAAAAAGCTAAGCAAGTCCTTAAAATAATTGCTACTTTCAAGCATACCACCTCAATCTTTGATGACTTTGCACATTATGAAAAGCgtcaagaggaggaggaagccatGCGTAGG
- the YTHDF3 gene encoding YTH domain-containing family protein 3 isoform X4: protein MSATSVDQRPKGQGNKVSVQNGSIHQKDAVNDDDFEPYLSSQTNQSNSYPPMSDPYMPSYYAPSIGFPYSLGEAAWSTAGDQPMPYLTTYGQMSNGEHHYIPDGVFSQPGALGNTPPFLGQHGFNFFPGNADFSTWGTSGSQGQSTQSSAYSSSYGYPPSSLGRAITDGQAGFGNDTLSKVPGISSIEQGMTGLKIGGDLTAAVTKTVGTALSSSGMTSIATNSVPPVSSAAPKPTSWAAIARKPAKPQPKLKPKGNVGIGGSAVPPPPIKHNMNIGTWDEKGSVVKAPPTQPVLPPQTIIQQPQPLIQPPPLVQSQLPQQQPQPPQPQQQQGPQPQPQPHQVQPQQPQLQNRWVAPRNRGAGFNQNNGAGGENFGLGVVPVSASPSSVEVHPVLEKLKAINNYNPKDFDWNLKNGRVFIIKSYSEDDIHRSIKYSIWCSTEHGNKRLDAAYRSLNGKGPLYLLFSVNGSGHFCGVAEMKSVVDYNAYAGVWSQDKWKGKFEVKWIFVKDVPNNQLRHIRLENNDNKPVTNSRDTQEVPLEKAKQVLKIIATFKHTTSIFDDFAHYEKRQEEEEAMRRERNRNKQ, encoded by the exons TTTCAGTACAGAACGGTTCCATTCATCAAAAAGATGCTGTAAATGATGATGATTTTGAGCCATACCTAAGTAGCCAGACAAATCAG AGTAACAGCTATCCACCAATGTCAGATCCATACATGCCTAGTTACTATGCTCCATCCATTGGATTTCCATATTCTCTTGGGGAAGCAGCGTGGTCCACGGCTGGAGACCAACCTATGCCATATCTGACAACCTATGGACAAATGAGTAATGGAGAACATCATTATATACCAGATGGTGTATTTAGTCAACCTGGGGCATTAGGAAATACCCCTCCATTTCTTGGTCAGCATGGATTTAACTTTTTTCCTGGTAATGCTGATTTCTCTACGTGGGGGACAAGTGGATCTCAGGGACAATCAACACAAAGTTCTGCTTACAGTAGCAGTTATGGCTATCCACCTAGTTCTCTTGGGAGAGCTATTACTGATGGACAGGCTGGATTTGGTAATGATACTTTGAGTAAGGTGCCTGGCATTAGCAGTATTGAGCAAGGCATGACTGGACTGAAAATTGGTGGTGACCTAACAGCTGCAGTGACAAAAACTGTAGGAACAGCCTTGAGCAGCAGTGGTATGACTAGCATTGCCACTAATAGTGTGCCCCCAGTTAGCAGTGCAGCACCTAAACCAACCTCGTGGGCTGCCATTGCCAGAAAGCCTGCCAAACCTCAACCGAAACTTAAACCCAAGGGCAATGTGGGAATTGGGGgttctgctgtgccaccacctcctATAAAACACAACATGAATATTGGAACTTGGGATGAAAAGGGGTCTGTGGTAAAGGCTCCACCAACCCAACCAGTTCTGCCTCCTCAAACTATAATCCAGCAGCCTCAGCCATTAATTCAACCACCACCATTGGTGCAAAGCCAACTGCCTCAACAGCAGCCTCAGCCACCACAACCACAGCAGCAACAAGGACCTCAGCCACAGCCCCAGCCTCACCAAGTGCAGCCTCAACAGCCGCAGCTGCAGAACCGCTGGGTAGCTCCTCGGAATAGGGGAGCTGGCTTCAACCAGAACAATGGAGCAGGTGGTGAAAACTTTGGTTTAGGTGTTGTTCCTGTCAGCGCTTCACCATCTAGTGTAGAAGTGCATCCAGTGCTAGAAAAGCTAAAGGCCATAAACAACTATAATCCCAAAGACTTTGACTGGAACCTGAAGAATGGACGTGTGTTTATAATTAAAAGCTATTCTGAGGATGACATTCACCGTTCCATTAAGTACTCTATTTGGTGTAGTACGGAGCATGGTAATAAGCGTTTGGATGCAGCTTACCGTTCCCTGAATGGGAAAGGCCCACTCTATTTACTCTTCAGTGTGAATGGCAGTGGACACTTTTGCGGAGTGGCTGAAATGAAGTCTGTTGTGGACTATAATGCATATGCTGGTGTCTGGTCTCAGGATAAGTGGAAGGGCAAATTTGAAGTCAAGTGGATCTTTGTCAAAGATGTTCCTAATAACCAATTACGGCATATTCGCTTAGAAAATAATGACAACAAACCAGTTACCAATTCAAGGGACACTCAAGAGGTACCCCTAGAAAAAGCTAAGCAAGTCCTTAAAATAATTGCTACTTTCAAGCATACCACCTCAATCTTTGATGACTTTGCACATTATGAAAAGCgtcaagaggaggaggaagccatGCGTAGG
- the YTHDF3 gene encoding YTH domain-containing family protein 3 isoform X5 — MSDPYMPSYYAPSIGFPYSLGEAAWSTAGDQPMPYLTTYGQMSNGEHHYIPDGVFSQPGALGNTPPFLGQHGFNFFPGNADFSTWGTSGSQGQSTQSSAYSSSYGYPPSSLGRAITDGQAGFGNDTLSKVPGISSIEQGMTGLKIGGDLTAAVTKTVGTALSSSGMTSIATNSVPPVSSAAPKPTSWAAIARKPAKPQPKLKPKGNVGIGGSAVPPPPIKHNMNIGTWDEKGSVVKAPPTQPVLPPQTIIQQPQPLIQPPPLVQSQLPQQQPQPPQPQQQQGPQPQPQPHQVQPQQPQLQNRWVAPRNRGAGFNQNNGAGGENFGLGVVPVSASPSSVEVHPVLEKLKAINNYNPKDFDWNLKNGRVFIIKSYSEDDIHRSIKYSIWCSTEHGNKRLDAAYRSLNGKGPLYLLFSVNGSGHFCGVAEMKSVVDYNAYAGVWSQDKWKGKFEVKWIFVKDVPNNQLRHIRLENNDNKPVTNSRDTQEVPLEKAKQVLKIIATFKHTTSIFDDFAHYEKRQEEEEAMRRERNRNKQ, encoded by the coding sequence ATGTCAGATCCATACATGCCTAGTTACTATGCTCCATCCATTGGATTTCCATATTCTCTTGGGGAAGCAGCGTGGTCCACGGCTGGAGACCAACCTATGCCATATCTGACAACCTATGGACAAATGAGTAATGGAGAACATCATTATATACCAGATGGTGTATTTAGTCAACCTGGGGCATTAGGAAATACCCCTCCATTTCTTGGTCAGCATGGATTTAACTTTTTTCCTGGTAATGCTGATTTCTCTACGTGGGGGACAAGTGGATCTCAGGGACAATCAACACAAAGTTCTGCTTACAGTAGCAGTTATGGCTATCCACCTAGTTCTCTTGGGAGAGCTATTACTGATGGACAGGCTGGATTTGGTAATGATACTTTGAGTAAGGTGCCTGGCATTAGCAGTATTGAGCAAGGCATGACTGGACTGAAAATTGGTGGTGACCTAACAGCTGCAGTGACAAAAACTGTAGGAACAGCCTTGAGCAGCAGTGGTATGACTAGCATTGCCACTAATAGTGTGCCCCCAGTTAGCAGTGCAGCACCTAAACCAACCTCGTGGGCTGCCATTGCCAGAAAGCCTGCCAAACCTCAACCGAAACTTAAACCCAAGGGCAATGTGGGAATTGGGGgttctgctgtgccaccacctcctATAAAACACAACATGAATATTGGAACTTGGGATGAAAAGGGGTCTGTGGTAAAGGCTCCACCAACCCAACCAGTTCTGCCTCCTCAAACTATAATCCAGCAGCCTCAGCCATTAATTCAACCACCACCATTGGTGCAAAGCCAACTGCCTCAACAGCAGCCTCAGCCACCACAACCACAGCAGCAACAAGGACCTCAGCCACAGCCCCAGCCTCACCAAGTGCAGCCTCAACAGCCGCAGCTGCAGAACCGCTGGGTAGCTCCTCGGAATAGGGGAGCTGGCTTCAACCAGAACAATGGAGCAGGTGGTGAAAACTTTGGTTTAGGTGTTGTTCCTGTCAGCGCTTCACCATCTAGTGTAGAAGTGCATCCAGTGCTAGAAAAGCTAAAGGCCATAAACAACTATAATCCCAAAGACTTTGACTGGAACCTGAAGAATGGACGTGTGTTTATAATTAAAAGCTATTCTGAGGATGACATTCACCGTTCCATTAAGTACTCTATTTGGTGTAGTACGGAGCATGGTAATAAGCGTTTGGATGCAGCTTACCGTTCCCTGAATGGGAAAGGCCCACTCTATTTACTCTTCAGTGTGAATGGCAGTGGACACTTTTGCGGAGTGGCTGAAATGAAGTCTGTTGTGGACTATAATGCATATGCTGGTGTCTGGTCTCAGGATAAGTGGAAGGGCAAATTTGAAGTCAAGTGGATCTTTGTCAAAGATGTTCCTAATAACCAATTACGGCATATTCGCTTAGAAAATAATGACAACAAACCAGTTACCAATTCAAGGGACACTCAAGAGGTACCCCTAGAAAAAGCTAAGCAAGTCCTTAAAATAATTGCTACTTTCAAGCATACCACCTCAATCTTTGATGACTTTGCACATTATGAAAAGCgtcaagaggaggaggaagccatGCGTAGG